In Saccharothrix violaceirubra, the following are encoded in one genomic region:
- a CDS encoding shikimate dehydrogenase — MSRRAAVIGSPVAHSLSPVLHDAAFAALELDWTYDRVECAEDGVPDLVAGLGPEWVGLSVTMPDKRAALAVADVVEPRAALVGAANTLVRTGSGWRADCTDVDGVVGALRAACGFTSGTRAVLLGAGGTATAALVGLASVGVRSASLVVRSPERAVEAVECAGRAGVELDVVAWADADFAALASASDVLVSTVPPAAVEPVADALAQAPCVLDVIYHPWPTPLADAVGRRGRVLATGLDMLLHQAFGQSEWFTGRPAPRAAMRAALHAATGGVLPLPI; from the coding sequence GTGTCCCGACGTGCCGCGGTCATCGGCTCACCGGTGGCCCACTCGCTGTCGCCCGTGCTGCACGACGCGGCGTTCGCCGCGCTGGAGCTGGACTGGACCTACGACCGGGTCGAGTGCGCCGAGGACGGCGTGCCCGACCTCGTCGCGGGTCTCGGACCGGAGTGGGTCGGGCTGTCGGTGACGATGCCGGACAAACGCGCGGCGCTGGCCGTGGCCGACGTCGTCGAACCGCGCGCCGCGCTGGTCGGCGCGGCGAACACGCTGGTGCGTACCGGATCGGGGTGGCGCGCGGACTGCACGGACGTGGACGGCGTCGTCGGCGCGTTGCGCGCGGCGTGCGGGTTCACGTCCGGGACGCGGGCCGTGCTGCTGGGTGCCGGCGGCACCGCGACGGCCGCCCTGGTCGGACTCGCGTCGGTCGGCGTGCGGTCGGCCTCGCTCGTGGTGCGCTCGCCCGAGCGGGCGGTCGAGGCCGTCGAGTGCGCCGGTCGGGCGGGCGTCGAGCTGGACGTGGTGGCGTGGGCGGACGCGGACTTCGCGGCGTTGGCGTCCGCTTCGGACGTACTGGTCAGCACCGTGCCGCCGGCGGCGGTCGAGCCGGTGGCCGACGCGCTCGCCCAGGCGCCGTGCGTGCTCGACGTCATCTACCACCCGTGGCCGACGCCGTTGGCGGACGCGGTCGGACGGCGTGGGCGCGTCCTGGCCACGGGCCTGGACATGCTGCTGCACCAGGCTTTCGGGCAGAGCGAGTGGTTCACCGGGCGGCCCGCGCCCCGCGCCGCGATGCGGGCGGCGCTGCACGCGGCGACCGGTGGCGTCCTGCCGTTGCCGATCTGA
- a CDS encoding PTS transporter subunit EIIC, with product MSANAPQATGGRDIKGLAGIQRFGRSLMLPIAALPVAGLLLRLGQPDLLGDKGWGWTKVAAVIGASGEALFANLPLLFAIGVAIGFARRGDGSTALAAAVGYVVTTSVFKAIAPFVLPVKEGAKQQEINYSVLVGIVVGLITATLWQRYHRVKLPPYLAFFGGRRFVPIIVAGVMIPVSVVLGLIYPWFNKGLTWVGEAISGSTIIGAFIYGFVNRLLIPLGLHHIPNTFMWQVFGEYQGKTGDIPRFFAGDPTAGTFLTGFFPIFMFALPAAALAIVHTARPAQKKIIAGIMGSAALTSFITGVTEPLEFAFMFVAWPLYVIHAFLTGTSMAVSNALGIHDGFGFSAGVIDYIINFNIAQKPLLIILLGLIYAAVYYFLFRFVITKWNLRTPGRAEDEDPEADPSVVEGAEKPANGKTA from the coding sequence ATGAGCGCCAACGCCCCTCAAGCGACCGGCGGTCGTGATATCAAGGGACTCGCGGGCATCCAGCGCTTCGGTCGCAGCCTCATGCTGCCGATCGCCGCGCTGCCTGTCGCCGGTCTGCTGCTGCGCCTCGGCCAGCCCGATCTGCTCGGTGATAAAGGCTGGGGCTGGACGAAGGTCGCGGCTGTCATCGGCGCGAGTGGTGAAGCCCTTTTCGCCAACCTGCCGCTGCTGTTCGCCATCGGTGTCGCGATCGGCTTCGCGCGCCGGGGTGATGGTTCCACGGCCCTGGCCGCGGCGGTCGGTTATGTGGTGACCACGTCGGTCTTCAAGGCGATTGCCCCGTTCGTGCTGCCCGTCAAGGAAGGCGCCAAGCAGCAGGAGATCAACTACTCGGTGCTCGTGGGCATCGTGGTCGGTCTGATCACCGCGACGCTGTGGCAGCGCTACCACCGGGTCAAGCTGCCGCCGTACCTGGCGTTCTTCGGCGGTCGCCGGTTCGTGCCCATCATCGTGGCCGGCGTGATGATCCCCGTCTCGGTGGTCCTCGGCCTGATCTACCCGTGGTTCAACAAGGGTCTGACCTGGGTCGGCGAGGCGATCTCCGGCAGCACGATCATCGGCGCGTTCATCTACGGCTTCGTCAACCGCCTGCTCATCCCGCTGGGCCTGCACCACATCCCGAACACGTTCATGTGGCAGGTCTTCGGCGAGTATCAGGGCAAGACCGGCGACATCCCGCGGTTCTTCGCGGGCGACCCGACCGCGGGCACGTTCCTGACCGGCTTCTTCCCGATCTTCATGTTCGCGCTCCCGGCCGCCGCGCTGGCGATCGTGCACACTGCGCGACCGGCGCAGAAGAAGATCATCGCCGGCATCATGGGCTCGGCCGCGCTCACGTCGTTCATCACCGGTGTGACCGAGCCGCTCGAGTTCGCGTTCATGTTCGTCGCGTGGCCGCTGTACGTCATCCACGCGTTCCTGACCGGCACCTCGATGGCGGTCAGCAACGCGCTGGGCATCCACGACGGCTTCGGCTTCTCGGCCGGTGTCATCGACTACATCATCAACTTCAACATCGCCCAGAAGCCGTTGCTGATCATCCTCCTGGGTCTGATCTACGCGGCGGTGTACTACTTCCTCTTCCGCTTCGTGATCACCAAGTGGAACCTGAGGACGCCGGGCCGGGCCGAGGACGAGGACCCCGAGGCCGACCCGAGCGTGGTCGAGGGCGCGGAGAAGCCGGCAAACGGCAAGACTGCGTGA
- a CDS encoding shikimate kinase, translated as MSPRFVVLGPPGAGKTTVGQLLAERLALPFRDTDEDVVTRTGKPISDIFTTEGEPAFRALEEDAVADGLATHDGVLALGGGAVLSATTRERLQEHTVVFLNVGMAEGVRRTGLSTARPLLAGVNPRATFKTLLDARLPLYRQVATVEVLTDDLEPEQVVTAILAAHP; from the coding sequence GTGAGTCCCCGGTTCGTGGTCCTCGGCCCGCCCGGAGCGGGCAAGACCACGGTCGGGCAGCTGCTCGCGGAACGCTTGGCGCTGCCGTTCCGCGACACCGACGAGGACGTGGTGACCCGCACGGGCAAGCCGATCTCCGACATCTTCACCACCGAGGGCGAACCGGCCTTCCGGGCACTGGAGGAGGACGCGGTCGCCGACGGGCTCGCGACCCACGACGGCGTCCTCGCCCTGGGCGGTGGTGCCGTCCTGTCCGCCACGACGAGGGAGCGTCTCCAGGAGCACACCGTCGTGTTCCTGAACGTGGGCATGGCCGAGGGCGTCCGCCGCACCGGCCTGTCCACCGCCCGCCCCCTGCTGGCCGGCGTGAACCCGCGCGCCACCTTCAAGACGCTGCTCGACGCCCGCCTTCCGCTCTACCGGCAGGTCGCGACGGTCGAGGTCCTGACCGACGACCTGGAACCCGAGCAGGTGGTGACCGCGATCCTGGCCGCCCACCCCTGA
- the ruvX gene encoding Holliday junction resolvase RuvX — MTSADRAGVDDPGLGRRLGVDVGSVRVGVALSDPGAVLATPLVTLSRDEAHGRDLADLAGLVAEHDIVEVVVGLPRTLAGRHGPAAELATAYAAELRRRVEPVPVRLTDERLTTVTASRVLSDRGVKGRKQRAVVDQAAAVEILQTWLDGRARHVARAEQEGRAPGDGARS; from the coding sequence TTGACCAGCGCCGATCGTGCCGGCGTCGACGATCCGGGCCTGGGCCGCAGGCTGGGCGTCGACGTCGGCTCGGTGCGGGTCGGGGTCGCTTTGTCCGATCCGGGCGCGGTTCTGGCGACGCCACTGGTTACCCTGTCGCGTGACGAGGCGCACGGTCGGGACCTGGCGGACCTGGCCGGCCTTGTCGCCGAGCACGACATCGTCGAGGTCGTGGTCGGACTGCCCCGCACTCTGGCCGGACGACACGGGCCCGCGGCGGAGCTGGCGACGGCCTACGCGGCGGAACTGCGCCGCCGGGTCGAGCCGGTACCGGTGCGGCTCACCGACGAGCGGTTGACCACGGTCACCGCGAGCCGGGTGCTGTCCGACCGGGGCGTCAAGGGCAGGAAGCAACGCGCCGTCGTCGATCAGGCAGCCGCGGTCGAGATCCTCCAGACCTGGCTCGACGGACGGGCGCGACACGTGGCCCGTGCCGAACAGGAGGGACGGGCCCCCGGAGATGGAGCCCGCTCGTGA
- the aroQ gene encoding type II 3-dehydroquinate dehydratase codes for MKVLVLNGPNLGRLGLREPDVYGRTTYADLVALCESAGRDLGIEVEVRQTDFEGELVGWLHEAADQAVPVVLNPAAWTHYSIAVRDACAQLVAPLVEVHISNVHKREEFRHTSVISAVADGVIAGLGVRGYVLALNWVADRKTG; via the coding sequence GTGAAGGTGCTCGTGCTCAACGGCCCGAACCTGGGCCGACTCGGGCTGCGCGAGCCGGACGTCTACGGCCGCACGACGTACGCCGACCTGGTGGCCCTGTGCGAGTCGGCGGGTCGGGACCTGGGCATCGAGGTCGAGGTCCGCCAGACGGACTTCGAAGGCGAGCTGGTCGGCTGGCTGCACGAGGCCGCCGACCAGGCCGTCCCCGTCGTCCTCAACCCGGCCGCGTGGACCCACTACTCGATCGCCGTGCGCGACGCCTGCGCCCAGCTCGTCGCGCCGCTGGTCGAGGTGCACATCTCGAACGTGCACAAGCGCGAGGAGTTCCGGCACACCAGTGTCATCTCGGCGGTGGCGGACGGCGTCATCGCGGGCTTGGGCGTGCGCGGCTACGTGCTGGCCCTGAACTGGGTGGCCGACCGGAAGACCGGCTGA
- a CDS encoding glucose PTS transporter subunit EIIB: MADDRAAKILAALGGADNIVEIEPCITRLRCELEDGSVVDEKALKGIGAHGVIRQGNVVQVIVGPEADTIASDIEDLL; encoded by the coding sequence ATGGCAGACGACAGGGCGGCGAAGATCCTCGCCGCACTCGGCGGGGCGGACAACATCGTGGAGATCGAACCCTGCATCACGCGGCTGCGCTGCGAGTTGGAGGACGGCTCCGTGGTGGACGAGAAGGCGCTCAAGGGCATCGGCGCTCATGGGGTGATCAGGCAGGGCAACGTCGTCCAGGTGATCGTCGGCCCCGAGGCCGACACCATCGCGAGCGACATCGAGGACCTGCTGTGA
- a CDS encoding GntR family transcriptional regulator has product MSRTEIVDGPRPKHVQLRDILRRLAEQELPPGAAIPSERDLARQYGVSRITVRAAVGQLVAEGLLTRAKGRGTFTARRRMDVQLYLESFTDDMRRRGLLPATDVVECVEEVPPTEVSVALGLTPHEPAYRLVRLRRADGVPLAVERGWYNPRLVPDLTAHDLSESLYTLLADTYGVQLDHAGQTVWAEGSDVDTARLLGVRTGSPLLVFRRLTGSQGRPVEDMTSWYRGDLYQVTMQLDRTVPESGPTSAKGGTS; this is encoded by the coding sequence GTGAGCCGAACCGAGATCGTCGACGGGCCCCGGCCCAAGCACGTCCAGCTGCGCGACATCCTGCGCCGACTCGCCGAACAGGAACTGCCGCCCGGCGCGGCCATCCCCTCCGAACGCGACCTGGCCCGCCAGTACGGGGTCTCGCGCATCACCGTGCGCGCCGCCGTCGGCCAGCTCGTCGCCGAGGGCCTGCTGACCCGCGCGAAGGGCCGCGGCACGTTCACCGCGCGCCGGCGCATGGACGTGCAGCTCTACCTGGAGTCCTTCACCGACGACATGCGCCGGCGCGGCCTGCTGCCCGCGACCGACGTCGTCGAGTGCGTCGAGGAGGTGCCGCCCACCGAGGTGTCGGTGGCGCTGGGCCTGACGCCGCACGAACCCGCGTACCGCCTCGTCCGCCTGCGCCGCGCCGACGGCGTGCCGCTGGCCGTCGAGCGGGGCTGGTACAACCCGCGACTCGTGCCCGACCTGACGGCGCACGACCTGTCCGAGTCGCTCTACACGCTCCTCGCCGACACGTACGGCGTCCAACTCGACCACGCCGGGCAGACGGTGTGGGCCGAGGGCTCGGACGTCGACACCGCCCGGCTGCTCGGTGTGCGCACGGGCAGCCCGCTCCTCGTCTTCCGCCGCCTGACCGGCTCACAGGGCCGACCCGTGGAGGACATGACCTCCTGGTACCGGGGTGATCTCTACCAGGTGACCATGCAATTGGACCGGACAGTCCCGGAATCCGGTCCGACATCCGCCAAGGGAGGTACCTCATGA
- a CDS encoding prepilin peptidase has protein sequence MRSIPSWTVRALPAAVLPLLLCPLLPVDRVPILVVLVCFGVPLAVVDLRCRRLPDVLTLPAYPVVAAVVVATGADVVRAAACALLCFGANLIVHRRHPDSLGGGDVKLSGWLGAALGTVGWQALPVAAALSSLVTLSLRLSPTQRGPTVAHGPGLVAGAWLAVAFVP, from the coding sequence ATGAGATCGATTCCCTCGTGGACCGTCCGCGCCCTGCCCGCGGCGGTCCTCCCGCTGCTCCTCTGCCCGCTGCTCCCCGTCGACCGGGTGCCGATCCTGGTGGTGCTGGTCTGCTTCGGGGTGCCCCTGGCGGTGGTGGACCTGCGCTGTCGGCGGCTGCCCGACGTGCTGACGTTGCCCGCCTACCCGGTGGTCGCCGCGGTGGTCGTGGCGACCGGTGCGGACGTCGTGCGCGCGGCGGCGTGCGCCCTGCTGTGCTTCGGCGCGAACCTGATCGTCCACAGGCGACACCCGGACAGCCTGGGCGGCGGCGACGTGAAGCTGTCGGGCTGGTTGGGTGCCGCGCTCGGGACCGTGGGCTGGCAGGCCCTGCCCGTGGCGGCGGCGCTGTCGTCGTTGGTGACGTTGTCCTTGCGGCTGTCGCCCACACAACGTGGCCCTACGGTCGCGCACGGTCCGGGGTTGGTGGCCGGCGCTTGGCTCGCCGTGGCGTTCGTGCCGTGA
- a CDS encoding HPr family phosphocarrier protein: MPERRVTVASKVGLHARPAAVLAKAAAGQPVAVTIRKDGGEPVEAKSVLGLMTLGAMHGDEVVLSAEGDGAESALDAIAEIISTDLDEG, translated from the coding sequence ATGCCTGAGCGACGGGTCACCGTGGCGAGCAAGGTCGGACTTCACGCACGTCCCGCGGCCGTGTTGGCCAAGGCGGCGGCCGGACAGCCGGTGGCGGTCACCATCCGCAAGGACGGTGGCGAGCCGGTCGAGGCCAAGAGCGTGCTGGGTCTGATGACGCTCGGCGCGATGCACGGCGACGAAGTGGTTCTCTCCGCGGAGGGAGACGGCGCGGAGAGCGCACTCGACGCCATCGCGGAGATCATCTCCACCGACCTCGACGAGGGCTGA
- a CDS encoding PTS sugar transporter subunit IIA, which yields MTLSVTSPVSGRVVPLADVPDPVFSQAMVGPGVAVEPDRAAADVVSPVDGTIVTLHPHAFVVATASGAAVLVHLGIDTVQRKGEGFTLHVAKGDAVTAGQKVVSWDPAEVEAAGFAPICPVIALDAAADALRDHTAGAVKAGDPLFSWER from the coding sequence GTGACGCTGAGCGTGACGAGCCCGGTCTCCGGGCGGGTCGTGCCGTTGGCCGACGTGCCCGACCCGGTGTTCTCGCAGGCGATGGTGGGTCCGGGGGTCGCGGTCGAACCCGACCGGGCGGCGGCGGACGTCGTGTCGCCGGTCGACGGGACGATCGTGACGCTGCACCCGCACGCGTTCGTCGTCGCGACCGCCTCGGGCGCGGCGGTGCTGGTGCACCTGGGCATCGACACCGTGCAGCGCAAGGGCGAGGGCTTCACCCTCCACGTGGCCAAGGGCGATGCGGTGACCGCGGGCCAGAAGGTCGTGTCGTGGGACCCGGCCGAGGTCGAGGCCGCCGGTTTCGCCCCGATCTGCCCGGTGATCGCGCTGGACGCGGCGGCCGACGCGCTGCGGGATCATACGGCCGGTGCGGTGAAGGCGGGCGACCCGCTGTTCTCCTGGGAGCGCTGA
- the mltG gene encoding endolytic transglycosylase MltG: MSDELGLFTDPDDDKPGGRSARRKPKRRRKTVLWVVVALIVAVGGVGAYYGYQTLSGIGSYEDYAGQGETDVVVEVRDGDLVSSIATTLKEQGVVASARAFTEAGENDARVTAIQPGFYLMKTRMSGEAAVTRMVDPKTKVVPLEVKGGNVLHDITGVDGKVVKGIFSMLSDASCVEMGGEKKCVTPQELRDAAENAEPAALGVPDWATVDFLAAPKPNRLEGLIVPGLYSLKPGAPAVELLKSVIETSVTRMQGYGIPAGTKETGFKPYEVLVIASLVEKEGLEKDFGKISRVIYNRLKVGQILQFDSTVNYKLDRPVVTTSDEDREASGPYNTYVTAGLTPTPIGSPSRAAIQAATNPEAGTWLYFVKCNKDGTTCFSNTYDEHRQIAEKAQREGVF; this comes from the coding sequence GTGAGCGACGAACTCGGGTTGTTCACCGATCCCGACGACGACAAGCCGGGGGGCAGGTCGGCACGCCGCAAGCCCAAGCGGCGGCGTAAAACCGTGCTGTGGGTGGTCGTGGCGCTGATCGTCGCGGTCGGCGGCGTCGGCGCGTACTACGGCTACCAGACGCTGAGCGGCATCGGGTCCTACGAGGACTACGCCGGCCAGGGCGAGACCGACGTCGTGGTCGAGGTCAGGGACGGCGACCTGGTGTCGTCCATCGCGACCACGCTGAAGGAACAGGGTGTCGTGGCCAGCGCCCGCGCGTTCACCGAAGCCGGTGAGAACGACGCCCGCGTCACCGCCATCCAGCCCGGCTTCTACCTGATGAAGACCAGGATGTCGGGCGAGGCCGCGGTGACCCGCATGGTCGACCCGAAGACCAAGGTCGTGCCGCTGGAGGTCAAGGGCGGCAACGTGCTGCACGACATCACCGGCGTGGACGGCAAGGTCGTCAAGGGCATCTTCTCGATGCTGTCCGACGCGTCGTGCGTCGAGATGGGCGGCGAGAAGAAGTGCGTCACGCCGCAGGAGTTGCGGGACGCGGCCGAGAACGCCGAACCCGCCGCCCTGGGCGTCCCGGACTGGGCGACGGTGGACTTCCTCGCCGCGCCCAAGCCGAACCGGCTCGAAGGGCTGATCGTGCCCGGCCTGTACAGCCTCAAGCCGGGTGCGCCGGCGGTCGAGCTGCTCAAGAGCGTGATCGAGACCTCGGTGACGCGCATGCAGGGCTACGGCATCCCGGCGGGCACCAAGGAGACCGGTTTCAAGCCGTACGAGGTGCTCGTCATCGCGTCGCTGGTGGAGAAGGAAGGCCTGGAGAAGGACTTCGGCAAGATCTCCCGGGTCATCTACAACCGGCTCAAGGTCGGCCAGATCCTCCAGTTCGACTCCACGGTCAACTACAAGCTCGACCGGCCGGTCGTGACCACGTCCGACGAGGACCGCGAGGCGTCCGGGCCGTACAACACCTACGTGACCGCCGGTCTGACGCCGACGCCGATCGGCTCGCCGAGCCGGGCCGCGATCCAGGCCGCGACCAACCCCGAGGCCGGTACCTGGCTGTACTTCGTGAAGTGCAACAAGGACGGCACCACCTGCTTCTCCAACACCTACGACGAGCACCGGCAGATCGCGGAGAAGGCCCAGCGGGAAGGCGTGTTCTAG
- the aroC gene encoding chorismate synthase: MLRWITAGESHGPALVAVLEGMVAGVEVTTADLTAQLERRRLGFGRSPRMGFEADEVEILGGVRHGLTQGGPVAVRIGNTEWPKWQTVMSADPVDPALLKPTGRNEALTRPRPGHADLPGMQKFGFDEARPVLERASARETAARTALGTVARHFLKQVFDADVLSHVVSIGKAKTPADAAQPGPGDLAAIDASPVRAFDARGTEAMVAEVEAVKEAGDTVGGVIEVIVYGLPPGLGSHVHWDRRLDARLAGALMGVQAMKGVEIGDGFTTAERWGSEAHDEIDRGTGPKGVTRRSNRAGGLEGGITNGEPLRVRVAMKPISTVPRALSTVDVRTGEPAVAIHQRSDVCAVPRAGVVLESVVALVVAEAALEKFGGDSIDETRRNVAAYLAGLEARWEGL, encoded by the coding sequence GTGCTGCGCTGGATCACCGCTGGGGAGTCCCACGGCCCGGCCCTGGTCGCCGTGCTGGAAGGCATGGTCGCCGGGGTGGAGGTCACCACTGCCGACCTGACCGCCCAACTGGAGCGGCGGCGCCTGGGTTTCGGGCGCAGTCCGCGCATGGGGTTCGAGGCCGACGAGGTCGAGATCCTCGGTGGCGTCCGCCACGGCCTGACGCAGGGCGGCCCGGTCGCCGTGCGCATCGGCAACACCGAGTGGCCCAAGTGGCAGACCGTGATGTCGGCCGACCCGGTCGACCCGGCGCTGCTCAAGCCGACCGGTCGCAACGAGGCCCTCACCCGGCCCCGGCCGGGCCACGCCGACCTGCCCGGCATGCAGAAGTTCGGCTTCGACGAGGCCCGGCCGGTGCTCGAACGCGCCAGCGCGCGGGAGACCGCGGCGCGGACCGCGCTGGGCACGGTCGCCCGGCACTTCCTCAAGCAGGTGTTCGACGCCGACGTGCTCAGCCACGTCGTGTCCATCGGCAAGGCGAAGACCCCGGCCGACGCCGCGCAGCCCGGTCCCGGCGACCTGGCCGCGATCGACGCCAGTCCCGTCCGCGCGTTCGACGCGCGTGGCACCGAGGCCATGGTCGCCGAGGTCGAGGCCGTCAAAGAGGCCGGTGACACGGTCGGCGGCGTCATCGAGGTGATCGTCTACGGGCTGCCGCCGGGCCTGGGCTCGCACGTGCACTGGGACCGGCGCCTGGACGCGCGGCTCGCAGGCGCGCTCATGGGCGTGCAGGCGATGAAGGGCGTGGAGATCGGCGACGGCTTCACCACCGCCGAGCGCTGGGGCAGCGAGGCGCACGACGAGATCGACCGGGGCACCGGACCCAAGGGCGTCACCCGTCGCAGCAACCGCGCGGGCGGTCTGGAAGGCGGCATCACCAACGGCGAGCCACTGCGCGTGCGCGTGGCCATGAAGCCGATCTCGACCGTCCCGCGTGCACTGTCCACTGTGGACGTCCGGACGGGAGAGCCGGCCGTCGCCATCCACCAGCGCTCGGACGTCTGCGCCGTGCCGCGTGCGGGCGTGGTGCTGGAGTCGGTGGTGGCGCTCGTGGTGGCCGAGGCCGCGCTGGAGAAGTTCGGCGGCGACTCGATCGACGAGACCCGGCGCAACGTCGCCGCGTACCTGGCCGGGCTGGAAGCCCGCTGGGAGGGCCTGTGA
- the aroB gene encoding 3-dehydroquinate synthase — protein sequence MGEPVRIRVAAERPYDVIVGRGLLGDLVATLSGTAKAAIIHTATLGETAEAVRAELASAGIDAHRVEVPDAEDGKDLRVAGYCWDVFGQIGLSRTDAVIGLGGGAVTDLAGFVASTWMRGVKLVNVPTTLLGMVDAAVGGKTGINTDAGKNLVGTFYEPTAVLVDLATLETLPRNELVAGMAEVVKGGFIADPVILDLIEADPAAALDPAGDVLGELVRRKIQVKADVVSSDLRESSLREILNYGHTLGHAIERRERYRWRHGAAISVGLVFAAELARLAGRLDDATADRHRGVLTALGLPTSYDPDALPQLLEGMRSDKKNRAGVLRFVVLDGLAKPGRLEGPDPSLIAAAYSAVATEGRAGGSVLL from the coding sequence ATGGGCGAGCCGGTGCGCATCCGGGTTGCTGCCGAGCGGCCGTACGACGTGATCGTCGGTCGCGGGTTGCTGGGTGATCTCGTCGCGACGTTGAGCGGCACGGCCAAGGCGGCGATCATCCACACGGCGACGCTCGGCGAGACCGCCGAGGCCGTGCGCGCCGAACTGGCGTCCGCCGGGATCGACGCGCACCGGGTCGAGGTGCCCGACGCCGAGGACGGCAAGGACCTGCGGGTCGCCGGGTACTGCTGGGACGTGTTCGGGCAGATCGGGCTGAGCCGGACCGACGCCGTCATCGGGCTGGGCGGCGGCGCGGTGACCGACCTCGCCGGGTTCGTGGCGTCGACGTGGATGCGCGGCGTGAAGCTGGTCAACGTGCCCACCACGCTGCTCGGCATGGTCGACGCGGCCGTGGGCGGCAAGACCGGTATCAACACCGACGCGGGCAAGAACCTGGTCGGCACGTTCTACGAGCCGACGGCGGTGCTGGTCGACCTGGCCACGCTGGAGACGTTGCCGCGCAACGAACTCGTCGCGGGCATGGCCGAGGTGGTCAAGGGCGGTTTCATCGCCGACCCGGTCATCCTCGACCTGATCGAGGCCGACCCGGCCGCCGCGCTCGACCCGGCCGGTGACGTGCTCGGCGAACTCGTCCGGCGCAAGATCCAGGTCAAGGCGGACGTGGTGTCGTCGGACCTGCGCGAATCGTCGCTGCGGGAGATCCTCAACTACGGCCACACCCTCGGCCACGCGATCGAGCGGCGCGAGCGCTACCGGTGGCGGCACGGGGCGGCGATCAGCGTCGGCCTGGTGTTCGCCGCCGAACTGGCCCGGCTCGCGGGTCGGCTCGACGACGCCACCGCCGACCGCCACCGCGGCGTGCTCACCGCGCTGGGCCTGCCGACCTCGTACGACCCCGACGCGCTGCCGCAGCTGCTCGAGGGCATGCGCTCGGACAAGAAGAATCGCGCCGGCGTGCTCCGGTTCGTGGTGCTCGACGGCCTGGCCAAGCCCGGCCGCCTGGAGGGACCGGACCCGTCGCTCATCGCGGCGGCGTACTCGGCCGTGGCGACCGAGGGCCGCGCCGGTGGGAGCGTGCTGCTGTGA